A stretch of Methanobrevibacter sp. YE315 DNA encodes these proteins:
- a CDS encoding MmgE/PrpD family protein, translated as MFLRNISKFISNYRYEQATVESLTTVKAAFLDFFGVTYRGMDEEAPNVALNTVDEIFSGKFNSNLQASIIGRKMKTDMLSAAFINGVAAHVLELDDGHRGAQIHLGAVIFPTALAISEAYDLSGKEFLEGVIVGYEVGILLGQIVNPEHRNKGFHTTGTIGTFIAGAVASKLLKLDEKQTLNALGLCGTQAAGLLESDHSGSMGKVLHVGKAAYNGILSALLARNGFTGSGTIFEGNEGFLKAMVLENTDYDIENFSLENVLKDIGKVRVRDIYFKKYPFCRHLHSSIDTALKLKASIGDEYDHIQNIAVKTYSVAAEHNNFHPKNIEELKQSLPYAVAISLVVGEVSVDSINQLIEYGLLDNYSSVDKVNSIKNLANGMIILADDKLNELYPAKRPSNVVIKLDESFRNGIFQNLTLLPKGDFENPFELRELIDKFKNLNPHYDVKNLTVLDSLEEYSMKYVVSKLNE; from the coding sequence ATGTTTTTACGAAATATTTCCAAATTTATATCAAACTATCGCTATGAACAGGCAACTGTAGAATCTTTAACCACTGTTAAAGCTGCTTTTTTAGACTTTTTTGGAGTAACATATAGAGGAATGGATGAAGAGGCACCTAATGTAGCTTTAAATACAGTTGATGAAATATTTTCAGGAAAATTTAATTCAAATCTACAGGCTTCCATCATCGGAAGGAAAATGAAAACAGACATGTTAAGCGCCGCATTTATAAATGGGGTTGCAGCCCATGTATTGGAATTGGACGATGGTCATAGGGGCGCACAAATTCATTTAGGCGCAGTGATATTTCCGACAGCCCTTGCAATCTCAGAGGCTTATGACTTAAGTGGAAAGGAATTCCTTGAAGGTGTTATTGTAGGTTATGAAGTTGGAATTCTTCTTGGCCAGATAGTAAATCCGGAGCATAGGAATAAAGGGTTCCATACCACAGGAACAATAGGGACTTTCATCGCAGGAGCCGTTGCTTCCAAATTACTGAAGCTCGATGAAAAGCAAACCTTGAATGCTTTAGGTCTATGTGGCACTCAGGCAGCGGGTCTTTTGGAATCAGACCATAGCGGATCTATGGGCAAAGTTTTACATGTTGGAAAGGCAGCATATAATGGAATTTTATCTGCACTATTAGCTAGAAACGGTTTTACTGGAAGCGGAACCATATTTGAAGGTAATGAAGGATTTTTAAAAGCGATGGTTCTTGAAAATACTGATTATGATATTGAAAATTTCTCATTAGAAAATGTTTTAAAAGACATTGGCAAAGTGAGGGTTCGCGATATTTACTTTAAGAAATATCCGTTCTGCAGACACCTTCACTCTTCAATAGATACAGCATTAAAACTTAAAGCAAGCATTGGAGATGAATATGATCATATTCAAAATATTGCCGTTAAAACATATTCAGTGGCTGCAGAACACAATAATTTTCACCCTAAAAATATAGAAGAGCTAAAACAAAGCCTGCCTTACGCTGTGGCCATCTCATTGGTAGTCGGCGAGGTCAGCGTTGATTCTATTAACCAGTTAATCGAGTATGGTCTTCTGGATAACTATTCAAGCGTTGATAAGGTAAACAGCATAAAGAATCTTGCAAATGGAATGATTATCCTTGCTGATGATAAGTTGAATGAATTGTATCCGGCCAAAAGACCATCAAATGTGGTCATTAAGCTAGATGAGAGCTTTAGAAATGGAATATTCCAAAATCTCACATTGCTGCCGAAAGGCGATTTTGAAAACCCGTTCGAATTGAGGGAACTAATCGACAAGTTCAAGAATCTCAATCCGCACTATGATGTGAAAAATCTCACAGTTTTGGATTCTCTTGAAGAGTATTCCATGAAATATGTCGTAAGTAAACTAAACGAGTAG
- a CDS encoding peptidase: MENTKKFLKKIGINEVSKDYASAKCFSDGGQYRFEVPGIQSPKTMEALLNESAKQDIFIHRVTQTKGIMLLTDDEIKEMVDLAIGYGCELFLAIGPRATYDTSASVQTKEGARIGYRLRGYDNLVYAIEDVKRACRLGVRGILLYDEGLLWVLNKMRSEGEIPKNTHFKLSAHAGHSNPASAKLLESQGLNSFNPVRDLQIPMIAAIRDACDMSIDLHTENPKSTGGFIRHYEVPEFIKVASPVYLKTGGSVAANHNWDTTEKEAIARIKQVSLVKRVIDEYCPDVIASPKQSSDLSIPE; the protein is encoded by the coding sequence ATGGAAAATACCAAAAAATTTCTTAAAAAAATCGGGATAAATGAAGTTTCAAAAGATTATGCATCAGCCAAATGTTTCAGTGATGGCGGGCAGTACCGTTTTGAAGTTCCGGGAATCCAATCCCCAAAAACAATGGAGGCTCTTTTGAACGAATCAGCTAAACAGGATATCTTTATCCATAGGGTTACTCAAACCAAGGGAATAATGCTTTTAACCGATGATGAAATCAAAGAAATGGTTGATTTAGCTATTGGATATGGATGTGAATTGTTCTTGGCTATCGGACCTAGAGCGACTTATGACACTTCCGCTAGCGTTCAAACTAAAGAAGGGGCTAGAATAGGGTATCGCCTTAGGGGATATGACAATCTGGTTTATGCAATAGAAGATGTGAAAAGAGCCTGCAGACTCGGAGTTCGTGGAATATTGCTTTATGATGAAGGGCTGCTTTGGGTATTAAATAAGATGAGGTCAGAAGGTGAAATCCCTAAAAACACTCATTTCAAGTTATCCGCTCATGCAGGCCATTCAAATCCGGCATCTGCAAAACTACTTGAAAGCCAGGGGCTCAATTCATTTAATCCAGTAAGGGATTTGCAGATTCCAATGATTGCCGCCATAAGGGATGCATGTGACATGTCAATTGATCTGCACACTGAAAACCCAAAGTCCACCGGAGGATTTATCAGACATTACGAAGTTCCTGAATTTATTAAAGTTGCATCTCCTGTTTATCTGAAGACTGGCGGATCTGTTGCTGCAAATCACAACTGGGATACAACTGAAAAAGAAGCCATTGCCCGTATAAAACAGGTTTCATTAGTAAAAAGGGTCATTGATGAATATTGCCCTGATGTAATTGCTTCTCCAAAACAATCTAGTGATTTATCAATTCCAGAGTGA
- a CDS encoding fumarate hydratase, translating into MDILEEISRTIINASTSLSQDKQKALKRAIEIEDNENAKWALTQIFENYQVAQNTRFPLCDDTGIPHVIIEIGQDREISGQLLNQIHEGIELGLNNLPARPMAVKGDEIERIEQSQGLYDKPGMLHPASILIDNVRDESSYKRDISSDTLNIHFLLEGGGPEIRAKTYRVYHKRSFENVINTACDWLEESLKMLGCTPSIPSIGIGRTHFEATSLLLKSIAYGNLDNQSEYERYITDRLNQSGIGPLGLGGKTTVLGTYLNIGNQRASGVRIVSVRPSCFVEPRVATLKL; encoded by the coding sequence ATGGATATATTAGAGGAAATTTCCAGAACCATTATAAATGCATCCACTTCTCTTTCTCAGGACAAACAAAAAGCATTGAAAAGAGCTATTGAAATTGAAGATAATGAAAATGCAAAATGGGCTTTAACACAGATTTTCGAAAATTATCAGGTAGCTCAAAACACCAGGTTCCCATTATGCGATGATACTGGAATACCTCACGTTATTATTGAAATTGGTCAAGACAGAGAAATTTCAGGCCAATTGTTAAATCAGATTCATGAAGGCATCGAATTAGGTTTGAATAACCTTCCTGCAAGACCCATGGCTGTAAAAGGTGATGAAATTGAAAGGATTGAACAAAGCCAAGGTTTGTATGACAAGCCGGGAATGCTTCACCCCGCATCCATCCTGATTGATAATGTCCGCGATGAATCTAGTTATAAAAGGGATATTTCATCCGATACTTTAAACATTCATTTTTTACTTGAAGGGGGAGGCCCTGAAATAAGGGCAAAAACCTATAGGGTTTACCACAAAAGGTCTTTTGAAAATGTCATCAATACCGCCTGCGATTGGCTTGAGGAATCTTTAAAGATGTTGGGATGTACTCCTTCAATTCCCTCAATCGGCATAGGCAGAACACATTTTGAAGCAACATCCCTTCTTCTAAAGTCAATAGCATATGGAAATTTGGATAATCAGAGTGAGTATGAACGATACATTACCGATAGATTAAATCAAAGCGGAATCGGACCACTTGGCCTTGGTGGAAAAACCACAGTTTTAGGGACTTATTTGAACATTGGAAATCAAAGGGCGAGTGGAGTCAGAATAGTTTCCGTCAGACCATCCTGTTTTGTTGAGCCAAGGGTTGCGACATTAAAATTGTAA
- a CDS encoding citryl-CoA lyase: MQENNFRVNPHSLRTAITRVETDKVVTRGYNQRDLIEKIRYSDMVFLLLKGRLPSIEEGRIFNHVLVSFCDHGVTPPSTQTARLVASSGSPMNSAVAGALLSFGHKHAGAIEKAMDLYQSKISSLYITEDSDIDNKQIASLAIDIYNEYIVGDKKIPGFGHRYHNVDPRADKLMELAIKEGFVGPHIKLALAVEDLAYEKKRIRLNVDGANAAILSDLGFTPDLGLGVFIIGRVPGIIAHIHEEKMDEEEFRRFCDLDDIIYQSGR, encoded by the coding sequence ATGCAAGAGAATAATTTTAGAGTTAACCCTCATTCTTTAAGAACAGCCATCACTCGTGTTGAAACGGATAAGGTTGTAACTAGGGGATATAATCAAAGAGACTTAATTGAAAAAATCAGATACAGTGACATGGTCTTTTTACTTTTAAAGGGAAGATTGCCTTCTATTGAAGAGGGAAGAATCTTTAATCATGTGCTTGTTTCATTTTGTGACCATGGTGTAACTCCACCTAGTACACAAACAGCGCGTCTTGTTGCATCTTCGGGTTCACCGATGAACTCTGCAGTTGCAGGGGCATTATTGTCATTTGGACATAAGCATGCAGGCGCCATTGAAAAAGCAATGGATTTGTATCAATCTAAAATTAGTTCATTGTACATAACTGAAGATTCGGATATTGATAATAAGCAGATTGCAAGTTTGGCTATTGACATTTATAATGAGTATATCGTGGGCGATAAAAAGATTCCAGGTTTTGGCCATAGATACCATAATGTTGATCCTCGTGCCGATAAATTAATGGAACTGGCTATTAAAGAAGGGTTTGTCGGCCCACATATTAAACTTGCATTGGCTGTTGAGGATTTGGCTTATGAAAAGAAACGGATTAGGCTTAATGTGGATGGTGCAAATGCAGCAATTCTATCAGATTTGGGATTCACTCCAGATTTGGGATTGGGAGTTTTCATAATCGGAAGAGTTCCGGGTATTATTGCACATATTCATGAAGAAAAAATGGATGAAGAGGAATTCAGAAGATTTTGCGATTTGGACGATATAATTTATCAAAGTGGTAGATAA
- a CDS encoding nitroreductase family protein — protein MEFIDVISERYSVRGYLNKEVEPEKLEYVLKAATLAPTGVNFQPFKVYVIDTKKHKEELSEIYGANWFVEAPYVLCVVALRDKAWTRPWDGKNIADIDATIVMDHIILAATDVGLGTCYIGAFKKYKAHKFLNLDENEEPVLFTPLGYGNAEPRETPRKELDEFVVYMD, from the coding sequence ATGGAATTTATAGATGTGATCAGCGAAAGATACAGTGTAAGAGGATATTTGAATAAGGAAGTGGAGCCGGAAAAACTTGAATATGTTTTAAAAGCAGCCACATTAGCTCCGACAGGCGTTAATTTCCAGCCGTTTAAGGTTTATGTAATCGACACCAAAAAGCATAAGGAAGAGCTATCAGAAATTTATGGTGCCAACTGGTTTGTTGAAGCGCCTTACGTATTATGTGTTGTTGCACTAAGGGACAAGGCATGGACAAGACCATGGGACGGCAAAAACATTGCAGATATTGATGCGACAATTGTAATGGACCATATTATTTTAGCGGCAACTGATGTTGGTCTTGGAACATGTTACATTGGTGCATTCAAGAAATATAAGGCTCATAAATTCTTAAACTTGGATGAAAACGAAGAACCAGTTTTATTTACTCCATTAGGTTATGGAAATGCCGAACCTCGTGAAACTCCAAGAAAAGAATTGGATGAATTTGTTGTATATATGGATTAA
- the ahaH gene encoding ATP synthase archaeal subunit H — protein sequence MAEISDAIAMIKKAEADAEQLIIDSEGQSKDLIAESRLKAEEIISEAKIAAEEEAQKTVFDAEDKAKKEAQTIAEKSKTEVQTLKDKAMVNVDDAASIIVKNIL from the coding sequence ATGGCAGAGATATCAGACGCAATCGCAATGATAAAAAAAGCTGAAGCTGATGCTGAACAACTTATCATTGATTCAGAAGGTCAATCAAAAGATTTGATTGCTGAATCAAGATTAAAAGCCGAGGAAATTATTTCCGAAGCCAAGATTGCAGCAGAAGAAGAAGCTCAAAAAACTGTTTTTGATGCAGAAGATAAGGCTAAAAAAGAAGCGCAAACCATTGCAGAAAAGTCTAAAACTGAGGTTCAAACCTTAAAGGACAAAGCTATGGTAAATGTTGATGATGCTGCTTCTATTATTGTCAAAAATATATTGTAG
- a CDS encoding V-type ATP synthase subunit I, with the protein MFKTARMRKIRIVTLEKYVAPTVDALHESGLIQVSDISESIQQDPELAELVTPSKATPYTGKLSSLLMKTNGISELLGNSLSEGHGLKDTLMSFISPDMPVQKEIEKVDTPTFIKQAEDTLAQVESKTSVIEEKLSALDTETSELQSNKSLANRLSNFDMDLALLKDSKYTSTTVGRINAESASEIKNELSNLTDELEVFTVPMDDDDGEIITVVTLKEFSDDVYSTLRKYDFEKIEVGDVEGTPQHIISKADSRLLTIESERDAVKKDLKAVAEQWDDEILALKEQLENEKEKNEILSSFVQTNDAYVLEAWVPVKDTEKVEQIVEKSSDGHCAFETIEVEGTDDENVPILQQNGWYAKPFEYLVDMYAPVRYNAIDPTIFVAITFPFFFGFCLTDAVYGLVVAAIGVVLLKGLGKVKESMHSFGWILIWSGLWAVILGLITNGFIGDFPERIAGFRLPTVFAPVEAFKHPETILIIAIAVGLIYVNIGFILGAINNLRYGRTKEALGSQICWFVFEAGLVFLVLGFMMPAIGMIGMALGAVLIIAAIGILIWANGAFGLMDIFGFLGDVLSFARLLALCLATGGIAMTVNILAQMLDQMVPFAGIVLAVIVFVFGHIANFAFQVLGAFINALRLNYVEFFAQFFEEGKGKFDAFKAKRTFTKIK; encoded by the coding sequence ATGTTCAAGACAGCTAGAATGCGTAAAATTAGAATTGTTACACTGGAAAAGTATGTAGCTCCTACAGTGGACGCTCTCCACGAATCCGGGCTCATACAAGTCAGTGATATTTCTGAAAGCATTCAGCAAGATCCTGAATTAGCGGAATTAGTAACTCCTTCAAAAGCTACTCCTTATACTGGTAAGTTATCTTCACTTCTCATGAAAACAAATGGTATATCTGAACTACTAGGAAATTCTTTATCTGAAGGCCATGGGTTAAAAGATACTTTAATGTCTTTTATTAGTCCAGACATGCCCGTACAAAAAGAAATTGAGAAAGTAGATACTCCAACATTCATTAAACAAGCTGAAGATACTTTAGCACAAGTTGAAAGTAAAACAAGTGTAATTGAAGAGAAGTTATCCGCACTCGACACTGAAACAAGTGAACTACAGTCTAATAAAAGTTTGGCTAATCGTTTATCTAATTTTGACATGGATTTAGCTCTTTTAAAAGATTCAAAGTACACTTCTACTACTGTTGGTAGGATTAACGCTGAATCTGCTTCAGAAATCAAAAATGAATTAAGTAACTTGACTGATGAATTAGAAGTATTTACTGTCCCTATGGATGATGATGACGGAGAAATCATTACTGTAGTGACTTTAAAAGAATTTAGTGATGATGTTTATTCAACACTTCGTAAATACGACTTTGAGAAAATTGAAGTAGGTGACGTTGAAGGTACTCCTCAACATATTATTTCAAAAGCTGATTCCAGATTATTAACCATTGAATCAGAACGTGACGCTGTTAAAAAAGATTTAAAAGCTGTGGCTGAACAATGGGACGATGAGATATTGGCTCTCAAAGAACAATTAGAAAATGAAAAAGAAAAGAACGAAATCCTTTCTTCCTTTGTTCAAACTAATGATGCTTATGTACTTGAAGCATGGGTGCCTGTTAAAGATACCGAAAAAGTTGAGCAAATTGTTGAAAAAAGTTCTGACGGACATTGTGCCTTTGAAACAATTGAAGTTGAAGGTACTGATGATGAAAATGTTCCTATTCTACAACAAAATGGATGGTATGCAAAACCTTTCGAATACCTCGTCGATATGTACGCCCCAGTGCGTTACAATGCGATTGATCCAACTATATTCGTTGCAATCACTTTCCCATTCTTCTTCGGATTCTGTTTAACCGATGCAGTTTATGGTTTAGTTGTAGCGGCAATTGGTGTAGTATTATTGAAAGGTCTTGGTAAAGTCAAAGAATCCATGCATTCATTTGGTTGGATTTTGATTTGGTCCGGTCTATGGGCCGTTATACTGGGTCTGATAACCAATGGATTTATTGGGGACTTCCCAGAAAGAATAGCTGGTTTCCGTTTACCAACCGTATTTGCTCCAGTTGAAGCATTTAAACATCCTGAAACCATTTTGATAATAGCTATTGCTGTTGGTTTAATATATGTAAATATCGGATTTATTTTAGGTGCTATTAACAACTTAAGATACGGAAGGACTAAAGAAGCTTTAGGATCTCAAATTTGTTGGTTTGTATTTGAAGCAGGATTAGTTTTCCTTGTTTTAGGATTTATGATGCCTGCAATCGGCATGATTGGTATGGCATTAGGTGCAGTTTTAATAATTGCGGCTATTGGAATATTAATTTGGGCTAATGGTGCATTTGGATTGATGGATATCTTCGGATTCTTAGGAGATGTTTTATCCTTTGCTCGTCTTTTAGCATTATGTTTAGCTACAGGCGGTATCGCAATGACCGTAAACATCTTAGCGCAAATGCTTGATCAAATGGTTCCATTTGCAGGAATTGTACTTGCAGTTATCGTATTCGTATTTGGTCATATTGCAAACTTCGCTTTCCAAGTATTAGGTGCATTTATTAACGCTTTACGTCTTAACTATGTAGAGTTCTTTGCACAATTCTTTGAAGAAGGTAAAGGTAAATTCGATGCTTTCAAAGCAAAAAGAACATTTACAAAAATTAAATAA
- a CDS encoding ATP synthase subunit K (produces ATP from ADP in the presence of a proton gradient across the membrane; the K subunit is a nonenzymatic component which binds the dimeric form by interacting with the G and E subunits), translating to MAEIALGTALAAIGAGVAIGFAGLGSGLGQGMAAAGSVGAVAEDNDMFARGIIFSALPETQAIYGFLVAILLLVFSGLLGGGQGLPTEAGIVAIGVGASIGFAGLGSGMGQGMAAASSVGAIVEDNDMFARGIIFSALPETQAIYGFLIAILLMVFGGILG from the coding sequence ATGGCAGAAATTGCTTTAGGTACTGCTTTAGCAGCTATTGGTGCTGGAGTAGCAATTGGTTTTGCTGGATTAGGTTCCGGTTTAGGGCAAGGTATGGCAGCTGCTGGTTCCGTAGGTGCAGTTGCAGAAGACAATGACATGTTTGCAAGAGGTATTATTTTCTCTGCATTACCAGAAACTCAGGCTATTTATGGGTTCTTGGTTGCAATCTTATTATTAGTATTCTCAGGATTATTAGGTGGAGGACAAGGATTACCTACTGAAGCAGGTATTGTAGCTATTGGTGTAGGTGCATCCATTGGTTTCGCTGGTTTAGGTTCCGGTATGGGACAAGGTATGGCAGCAGCATCCTCTGTTGGCGCTATTGTAGAAGACAATGATATGTTTGCTCGTGGTATTATTTTCTCTGCATTACCAGAGACACAAGCTATTTACGGTTTCTTGATTGCTATTTTACTTATGGTATTCGGTGGAATCTTAGGTTAA
- a CDS encoding V-type ATP synthase subunit E: MSSGTDKIVSSIMSEAQGKADVIIQDANAEISAIQAKAEKTAEVEAAKIKDNGKKQSEMRYQQIISEAKMNARRAKLDAKEDVIEAAFSQATGELKQKAAEGNEDYKDSLSKMIKEAADEIGGNDLIIQLNEADTNKLKEEISSDNTFELDGVKFKLGEPIKTIGGAILKTSNGDIEVNNTIEARLERYKSILRSEVANVLFK, from the coding sequence ATGAGCTCAGGCACAGATAAAATTGTTTCAAGCATTATGTCTGAAGCCCAAGGGAAAGCTGATGTAATCATTCAAGATGCTAATGCGGAAATTTCAGCAATTCAAGCAAAAGCTGAAAAAACTGCTGAAGTAGAAGCTGCAAAAATTAAAGATAACGGTAAAAAACAATCTGAGATGAGATATCAGCAAATTATCTCTGAAGCTAAGATGAATGCTCGTAGAGCAAAATTAGACGCTAAAGAAGATGTTATCGAAGCGGCTTTTAGTCAAGCTACTGGTGAGCTAAAACAAAAAGCTGCTGAAGGTAATGAAGATTATAAAGATTCATTAAGTAAAATGATTAAAGAAGCTGCTGATGAAATTGGCGGTAATGATTTAATTATTCAATTAAATGAAGCTGACACAAACAAATTGAAAGAAGAAATATCTTCAGACAATACTTTTGAATTAGATGGTGTCAAATTCAAATTAGGTGAACCTATCAAGACTATTGGTGGAGCTATCTTAAAAACAAGTAATGGAGATATTGAAGTAAATAACACTATTGAAGCAAGATTAGAAAGATATAAAAGTATCTTACGTAGTGAAGTTGCTAACGTTTTATTTAAATAA
- a CDS encoding V-type ATP synthase subunit C: MADEIATLISSVGLTQDTFLVFCVIALLIVGAVVVIITSRPILDIYPYLNPSARVRARKGRLFDEKQISEIVETNNVEEVENYLKGIPEYADVLDEYPLDKALDVERANTYNFVARLAPKDIKDPFVVMSKKADIDNIKSLLTAKEVGLSAEETKELLIPSGSLYSELESLADAENVTDIVTSLDGTEYAQALEDALPQYEDTNMVLPLESALDKYYLGKLLRSTDVPSDENKQILYSYVGTQVDVANLKLIIRAKEDGLDYDAISPYILEEGYQLREWKLKDLMESPDVTNVISGLEGTKYSDALTDVMPVYNETGSVAVFEKALDVYASDYSKSLASKKPLGIGPIIGYLSQKENEIKNLKIIARAKREADFPNSKIMEMLI; encoded by the coding sequence ATGGCAGATGAAATTGCTACATTAATAAGTTCTGTTGGACTTACACAAGACACTTTCCTGGTATTTTGTGTTATCGCATTACTTATTGTTGGTGCAGTAGTTGTAATCATTACATCTAGACCAATTTTGGACATTTATCCTTATCTTAACCCAAGTGCAAGAGTAAGAGCTAGAAAAGGAAGATTATTTGATGAAAAACAAATTTCTGAAATTGTTGAAACAAACAACGTTGAAGAAGTCGAAAACTATCTCAAAGGTATTCCTGAGTATGCGGATGTTTTAGATGAATATCCACTTGATAAAGCATTAGATGTTGAACGTGCTAATACTTACAACTTTGTTGCAAGATTAGCTCCTAAAGATATCAAAGATCCTTTTGTTGTAATGTCTAAAAAGGCTGATATTGATAATATCAAAAGTCTTTTAACCGCAAAAGAAGTAGGTCTTTCCGCTGAAGAAACCAAAGAATTATTAATTCCTTCCGGATCTTTATACAGCGAGTTAGAATCTTTAGCCGATGCTGAAAATGTAACTGATATTGTCACAAGTTTGGATGGCACTGAATATGCACAAGCTTTAGAAGATGCTCTTCCACAATATGAAGATACTAATATGGTTCTTCCATTAGAATCTGCTTTAGATAAATATTATTTAGGCAAATTATTACGTTCTACTGATGTTCCATCTGATGAAAATAAACAAATTTTATATTCCTATGTTGGAACTCAAGTTGATGTTGCTAATCTTAAACTAATTATAAGGGCTAAAGAAGATGGCCTTGATTATGATGCAATCTCTCCTTATATATTAGAAGAAGGATACCAATTACGTGAATGGAAACTTAAAGATTTAATGGAATCTCCTGATGTTACAAACGTAATATCCGGATTAGAAGGAACAAAATACTCTGATGCATTGACTGATGTGATGCCTGTTTACAATGAAACCGGTTCAGTTGCAGTATTCGAAAAAGCATTAGATGTTTATGCTTCCGATTATTCAAAATCTTTAGCATCTAAAAAACCATTAGGTATTGGTCCAATTATTGGTTATTTAAGTCAAAAAGAAAACGAAATTAAAAATTTGAAAATTATTGCAAGAGCAAAAAGAGAAGCAGACTTCCCTAATTCTAAAATCATGGAGATGTTAATATGA
- a CDS encoding V-type ATP synthase subunit F: protein MSSVAIIGDIDTVSGFRLGGVKKAEVVNTSEEAIAAFDKFFEDEISIIIITQLMANEIREHINRKIGSDVLPMIIEIPDKDGSSGGSSDQINDLIKRVIGVEMVK from the coding sequence ATGAGTTCAGTAGCAATTATTGGTGATATTGACACTGTTTCAGGATTTAGACTTGGTGGTGTCAAAAAAGCAGAAGTAGTCAATACTTCTGAAGAAGCTATTGCAGCTTTTGATAAATTTTTCGAAGACGAAATTTCAATTATTATCATTACTCAGTTAATGGCAAACGAAATAAGAGAACATATTAATAGGAAAATTGGTTCTGATGTATTACCAATGATAATTGAAATACCTGATAAAGATGGGTCCTCAGGAGGATCATCTGATCAAATAAATGACCTTATTAAAAGAGTTATCGGGGTAGAGATGGTTAAATGA